One Obesumbacterium proteus DNA window includes the following coding sequences:
- a CDS encoding SIS domain-containing protein, whose amino-acid sequence MSELFSYSEAWLHEHHALHTAREIDQQPRLWQQLHDELSESQGYWKPFLQPLLADPTLQIVLCGAGSSAFVGRALAPWLREQCGLDVVAYGTTDIVPSPLQYLDPERPTLLVSYGRSGNSPESVAAVRLADQILPHCHHLMLTCNPDGALARYAEGRRNVCSLIMPQGSHDQSFAMTSSFSCMTLATVLLLGPLTLAQSAPSLQQMTALCSREQQHWQQQVKALANSGFKRAMVLGGRCFTGIAEEAALKMLELTAGRIATRYDSSMGVRHGPKFMVDGDTLVLLMMSSEAYCHRYDADLLRELRHDDLAKQIVALSGTPGDFHTVLDSDLDDIWLLFPYLMYLQMLAFETSLALGMTPDNPCPTGEVNRVVKGVEIYPFTAVRSINTHLAK is encoded by the coding sequence ATGAGTGAGCTGTTTTCCTATTCTGAAGCATGGCTGCATGAGCACCATGCGCTTCATACCGCGCGTGAAATCGACCAGCAGCCACGCCTGTGGCAACAGCTACACGATGAGTTGAGCGAGAGTCAGGGATATTGGAAGCCATTTTTGCAGCCGCTATTGGCCGATCCTACTCTGCAAATTGTGTTGTGCGGCGCGGGTTCGTCGGCGTTTGTTGGGCGAGCGCTGGCTCCTTGGCTGCGTGAGCAATGTGGTTTGGACGTAGTGGCCTATGGTACGACCGATATTGTGCCTTCGCCGCTGCAATATCTCGACCCTGAACGCCCTACGTTGCTGGTGTCCTACGGACGCTCAGGCAATAGCCCTGAAAGCGTTGCGGCCGTGCGCTTAGCCGATCAGATATTGCCGCATTGCCACCATTTAATGCTGACCTGTAACCCTGATGGAGCACTGGCACGCTACGCAGAAGGGCGACGCAATGTCTGCTCGCTGATCATGCCTCAGGGGTCACACGATCAAAGTTTTGCCATGACCTCCAGCTTTAGCTGCATGACGCTGGCCACCGTGCTGCTGCTAGGGCCGTTAACGCTGGCGCAGAGCGCACCGTCGTTACAACAGATGACTGCGTTGTGTAGCCGTGAACAACAGCATTGGCAACAGCAGGTAAAAGCGCTGGCGAACAGCGGATTCAAGCGCGCGATGGTATTAGGCGGGCGCTGTTTTACCGGTATTGCCGAGGAAGCCGCGCTGAAGATGCTTGAGCTCACCGCAGGGCGGATTGCCACACGCTACGACTCGTCAATGGGCGTGCGCCATGGACCGAAATTCATGGTGGATGGCGACACGCTGGTGCTGCTGATGATGTCTTCCGAAGCTTATTGCCACCGCTACGATGCTGATTTACTGCGTGAACTACGCCATGACGATCTGGCCAAGCAGATCGTGGCGCTGAGCGGTACGCCGGGAGATTTCCATACCGTACTCGATAGCGATCTGGATGATATCTGGCTGCTATTTCCTTATCTGATGTATTTGCAGATGTTGGCGTTTGAAACGTCTTTGGCACTGGGCATGACGCCAGATAACCCGTGCCCGACAGGGGAAGTCAACCGTGTGGTGAAGGGGGTGGAAATCTATCCGTTTACCGCAGTTCGTTCCATCAACACTCATTTAGCAAAATAA